Part of the Vespa velutina chromosome 7, iVesVel2.1, whole genome shotgun sequence genome, catttttttctggTACTAATAATTGATTTCTATGGTTCATTTTTAAACGCAAGTATACTGATCTACATTCTTTTAATCTATTTTCaagaatataaaatgcatGTAGAACAACTAATCCAGCAATGATGGCATTTGTAGTTGCTATCGCTGGAATTATATTTCCTGCCATAGCTGTaacaaaacaattaataatataaaaattagatcattttatatgctacataatattatattgtaatatttcaaagCAATTTTCTTGATACTTACACTTGATATCAAATCTTGTCTTTTGTTGTATTCCAAAAATATAAGCTCGAATATTAGCACACGCTGCAACAAAATCCATAGCATGTTGATCATCTTTATCCCATATGAGATGATTATCTGATGTTGTTTCTTGATTAGATTTTAAGCTTTtgcttaaattatttatggcTTCAGCAAAAACAGTTCCACATTTAGCAATACTCCAACGTTGTTGATCTTTTAGTCCAGGTTCAGACATTTCTTTACTAGATCCAGGTactaaagaaattaaaaattatattaaacactatgaagcaaataaataatttcattgatatattttactaaCCAGCATCAGGTAAATTTGACCAATCTAAAGGTGTTGGaggtcttctttttttccataaattttCCATACTGAGTAGgtatttaatatcatcatggaaaaattttgtaaataattttttggaaTCATAATCACATGATTGTGCCCAAGATCGCGTTGATACACGATCAACATTTCCTTTACTATTTGATTCTGATTCTAAACTACCTTGTGCAGCTGTatctacaataataaattaatttatacaacTGTTAAAAAATCAAAGCTTTCGTTcatttcgattattaaaatataaaatatttaccagTTGCTTCAGGATCTGCAGTATCTGGTGAAACATCTTGATCAGGATCTTCTTCGCCAAATAACTGACtagtaatcataattatattaatattagatataaatcgTACAAactcttttttgatttatttttattaatcaataatacatACTTAAAAAGGTGCTTTGCCCATACAATACAGTGAATTGGTTCACTCGGTGTATTACGTATTGTACATCCTGGAAATGTTTTTTGTGCCGCTTTAGGAGTACATTCATAACACTGACTTAAACCTTTCTTAATTAGTTCTACCTGTCCTTCATAACCTGCTGTTCCAGATTCAATTAATGGTACGTCAGCTGCTAAACACATACGGTTTACATGATTTCTTGCCGCTCTATTATCAAGAGCATTCATAactaaagagaattttttaaagaaggaTAATCCAAATTctgatctataaaaatatatgacatttatttaatttataattatacaattataaattacaatatgaacaaaaaaataaagactCTTAAAAGTACTTACGATGTAATACTATCatgataatgaattattttggCATTAGGATTAAAAGTTAAAGCAGTTTCCTTTGCTACTTCAGCTTTAGATTTTCCCACGtgtttcttttgaaataaaaattgtctatTTAAGTTACTTACATCAATAGTATCCAAATCAATctgtaaaaagaataaatattgtaagaaATAGTTTGACATgcgtcgaataaaattttaaaatcgaaaaagaaaaaaataaacaatcttTACGAAAGACCGATTCAAGAAAGTGGGGTTAtagaatattcatatattttataaatattgataggCTTACAATTTCAATATCACTAAAACCAGTCATTACAAGATTTTTCAAGATTTCGCAACCGATCCCTCCTGCACCAACCACAAGAACTTTACTTTTAAGAATAGCATTTTGCAAATTTTCGCGGAAAACTCCACAGATATTCGCCGCCATTTTTCACGCTAAgtgttatgtacatatatagtatatacacaACCAGCATATAATCAAACGCTTGCGTAGCAAAACATTAAATATGGCTTCCAATCAACCAATTAGAAACTAGAAAGACTGGACAAAccacatttttattaaaaatcgttaCTTCAACTATGGAAACgatgattttataatgtttaagaTAGTTCATTACCTTTTGCTGGAAATGTGTATAACTTGAGagatagtatatattaataaaatatatactacaAGAGCAAGCGAGGAATGCTACCACCATCATACGTTTATCATATCAATCTATAAACTTTTGTAGGATATTGTACGTAACCAACTCTAAATTAAGATTGTTTTAAGTTTCTCATGTGTTACGATTTTGTAATGTTTAAGCGAATAtactattttttatacattataatctTGGAAGTAAATCAtctattgattatttattatttctaatataacgATAAGTTGAAGtgtagtattataataatattaatcgtaaatttatcgaacaccaagaaaaataataaaaatttttcgtttcttctgtataatgataatgaacaCTGAATGGatcaatttttacatttttccgtattaataatattagcaAGTTAGGTGTAACCTTGCCTGATGGTCCTGTAAGTTagatcgaatttaattattacatttgtaaatgtttataagtaactactatataataaaataatcatcgaattataaaataatatcgaattatacATGCCATATAATATGATTAGCAATGTAAAATGTTTAAGTACTTTACAGTCTAAatagatatgaaaagaaaaaattttgaaaacgCGTAAAGacatgcagccattcgctcggtagTACTTGTGTTATATGATTTAGAATTagtctttgcaagtattatcgacccaggtctcactacgtggaagttgctgcatgagGAGACCCACGAGCTAAcagtgactctactctaaaatccgcgttccgcgataccgatcccttatgccttTCGCTTCGGATATTTTGAGAATGCTTCAAAGCTAACAGGAAGTAtctagccttagctacagggactCCACTTACAGAAAGCTTTACCGTTCAATACCCTCGGCtcaggcataacggattattaagcacattaaattcgtgcttccgaatttcgaacaattaaaacgcattaatcgcgttcgcgacactcacgtgtgttataattacgtagattctactatTCTAttcaaattcgcgaagtaatctaatcgaaatgtcgaagaaataaaacgaagtctCCGGTAGAACTTTCAATCTCGCACGCGACACTCACgtctgtgcccgccgacacgcgcgccgatgttcttcctatcctttcCGTATTCAAgtgtagaaatcgatgatgaatccagcCATGCGACGAATCATCCGGCCGCAAATGAACCTATCCCACGATGATCTATTagtgagagtaaataagaataaatagaaataacagcggatataaaagtatgatagataaatttccttatcgtttctgtaagaaattattgtacaataaattctgttatatttcttctttcgatgtattgttagctatataaaatggaaatatgttaatgtttagttggaattagattgagaaaatattggaaaagtaatagaatatgcagccattcgctcgataatacttgaatttaaaaatttacaattagtctttgcaagtataatcgacccaggtctcactacgtggaagttgctgcatgtggagacccacgagctaacggtgactctactctaaaatccgcgttccgcgataccgatccgcgatacctttccgcttcaatgcaatAGCTTCTtgactaacagggtatgcgtagcttaactacaacacacctcttacagatagctccaccatttgcaccgtccgcttcagacataacggattattaagcacatccgaattcgtgcttcccgaatttcgaacaaacaaagcgcactccttagaaatactaatcgcgtcgcgacactcacgtgtgtgttataattacgtagattctactgttaagccgaaattcgcgaaatacccccatcgaaatgtcgaaaaaatcaaacgaagtccacggtaggaccttcaatcgcgcccgaacacccacgcgtgtGTTAAAAAAACGgtgattctactctacaattcgcgttttcgattcgaacaatcaaacgtaatataatcgcgcccgagaacacccacgcctgtgcccgccgacacgcgcgccagtgttcttcctatccttcccgtattcgcgcttaaaaatcgatgatgaatcctgccatgtgatgtatcatccggccgctgttgaacctatccctcgatgacctatactgtaaaagaaaaagataaagaggaaataaaagaacaaaaaaatatataaaacagaataatgtatatg contains:
- the LOC124950689 gene encoding SUMO-activating enzyme subunit 2 isoform X2 gives rise to the protein MAANICGVFRENLQNAILKSKVLVVGAGGIGCEILKNLVMTGFSDIEIIDLDTIDVSNLNRQFLFQKKHVGKSKAEVAKETALTFNPNAKIIHYHDSITSSEFGLSFFKKFSLVMNALDNRAARNHVNRMCLAADVPLIESGTAGYEGQVELIKKGLSQCYECTPKAAQKTFPGCTIRNTPSEPIHCIVWAKHLFNQLFGEEDPDQDVSPDTADPEATDTAAQGSLESESNSKGNVDRVSTRSWAQSCDYDSKKLFTKFFHDDIKYLLSMENLWKKRRPPTPLDWSNLPDAVPGSSKEMSEPGLKDQQRWSIAKCGTVFAEAINNLSKSLKSNQETTSDNHLIWDKDDQHAMDFVAACANIRAYIFGIQQKTRFDIKSMAGNIIPAIATTNAIIAGLVVLHAFYILENRLKECRSVYLRLKMNHRNQLLVPEKNVNPPNPKCYVCAPTPQAVLAADTSKMTIRELDELVLKNRLNMIAPDVIIDGKGIVIISSEEGETEENNNKILEEFGIKDGTILKVDDFHQNYSLTITIMHRERPSVKDESPEFLILANEEDLMPKEENNDSEKPSTSNGKASLTYFLFLKIHYKKERN
- the LOC124950689 gene encoding SUMO-activating enzyme subunit 2 isoform X1, with translation MAANICGVFRENLQNAILKSKVLVVGAGGIGCEILKNLVMTGFSDIEIIDLDTIDVSNLNRQFLFQKKHVGKSKAEVAKETALTFNPNAKIIHYHDSITSSEFGLSFFKKFSLVMNALDNRAARNHVNRMCLAADVPLIESGTAGYEGQVELIKKGLSQCYECTPKAAQKTFPGCTIRNTPSEPIHCIVWAKHLFNQLFGEEDPDQDVSPDTADPEATDTAAQGSLESESNSKGNVDRVSTRSWAQSCDYDSKKLFTKFFHDDIKYLLSMENLWKKRRPPTPLDWSNLPDAVPGSSKEMSEPGLKDQQRWSIAKCGTVFAEAINNLSKSLKSNQETTSDNHLIWDKDDQHAMDFVAACANIRAYIFGIQQKTRFDIKSMAGNIIPAIATTNAIIAGLVVLHAFYILENRLKECRSVYLRLKMNHRNQLLVPEKNVNPPNPKCYVCAPTPQAVLAADTSKMTIRELDELVLKNRLNMIAPDVIIDGKGIVIISSEEGETEENNNKILEEFGIKDGTILKVDDFHQNYSLTITIMHRERPSVKDESPEFLILANEEDLMPKEENNDSEKPSTSNGKIDISSEDSIMIVETEVTSALHTDTAKKRKTDMTENDVLIKKRKLDINNGEDVSIIEDDATDDLSSERKTSSTKKSRSSTDDDCLIVYDEGTETT